In Nostoc sp. UHCC 0926, a single genomic region encodes these proteins:
- the nadC gene encoding carboxylating nicotinate-nucleotide diphosphorylase has translation MNSAVLPPWLVLDPLLRGWLLEDIGRGDRTTNTLLVEDVTLGKALWIAKASGIITGLPVAARVFQILNEKVSFVAVAVEGAWCEPGQVVAEIHGSLDALLMGERVALNLAMRLSGIATLTNIYVEKIADLPAQLVDTRKTTPGLRLLEKYATAVGGAINHRMGLDDAVMIKDNHIAAAGGIGEAITRIRSQIPYPLTIEVETESLEQVKEALQHNADIIMLDNMPVDMMSQAVQLIRQQDSWVKIEASGNVTLETIRGVAEAGVDYISTSAPITQSKWLDLSMRIVL, from the coding sequence ATGAATTCTGCTGTTTTGCCGCCCTGGCTGGTTTTAGATCCACTTTTGCGTGGCTGGTTGTTGGAGGATATTGGTAGGGGCGATCGCACAACAAATACGCTACTAGTAGAAGATGTGACGCTAGGCAAGGCTTTATGGATAGCTAAAGCTTCAGGGATAATTACTGGCTTACCAGTTGCAGCTAGGGTGTTTCAGATTTTGAATGAAAAAGTCAGCTTTGTGGCGGTTGCGGTTGAAGGTGCATGGTGTGAGCCAGGACAGGTAGTAGCTGAAATTCATGGTTCGCTGGATGCGTTACTGATGGGAGAGCGAGTTGCTCTGAATTTAGCTATGCGCCTGAGTGGGATTGCCACGCTAACTAATATATATGTAGAGAAAATTGCCGATTTACCTGCTCAGTTGGTGGATACGCGTAAAACTACACCAGGACTCAGACTGTTGGAAAAGTATGCGACTGCTGTGGGCGGGGCAATTAATCACCGCATGGGGTTGGATGATGCGGTGATGATTAAGGATAATCACATTGCGGCGGCTGGGGGAATTGGAGAAGCAATTACCCGTATTCGTTCTCAGATACCTTATCCCTTGACAATAGAGGTAGAGACTGAAAGTTTAGAGCAGGTGAAAGAAGCTTTGCAGCACAACGCGGACATTATTATGTTGGACAATATGCCTGTGGATATGATGAGTCAGGCGGTGCAGTTGATTCGCCAACAGGATAGCTGGGTGAAAATTGAAGCTTCGGGGAATGTGACTTTGGAAACTATTCGCGGTGTAGCAGAGGCGGGTGTTGACTATATTTCTACCAGTGCGCCGATTACTCAGTCGAAGTGGTTGGATTTGAGTATGAGGATTGTACTTTAA
- a CDS encoding element excision factor XisI family protein, protein MVFRIHAQIQIVIANQLVELCVSKEDIVLGFALSKMRNYNDFAVG, encoded by the coding sequence GTGGTTTTTCGCATTCATGCACAGATTCAGATTGTCATTGCAAACCAGTTGGTTGAACTCTGTGTCTCCAAGGAAGACATTGTTTTAGGCTTTGCTCTTTCAAAAATGCGAAATTATAACGACTTTGCAGTGGGATGA